A genomic region of Pseudomonas sp. MPC6 contains the following coding sequences:
- a CDS encoding radical SAM protein, which translates to MIVDRQGRRFRNLRISLTSACNYACTYCVPNGKRLVAAQDELSAEAMARGVAYLIEAAGIERLRITGGEPLVSPKLEAFMTAVGQMGLEDISLTTNGQLLAKKLPLLVDAGIRRINVSLDTLDASAFRSIARGGDLATVLDGMDQASAAGIKIKVNMVPLRGQNLDQVMPLLEYCLERGYELRFIELMRMGHLASDSNAFLQQFVSLAQLLSLIGERYEYLQANAPVDATAVRYEVPGQGYFGVIANESVPFCRTCSRLRLSSTGWLHGCLSSSNRHYVGDLLDKPRHQALPALQRLLVKALGDKQEVAFSGGATIMKIIGG; encoded by the coding sequence ATGATCGTTGACCGTCAAGGCAGGCGTTTTCGCAATCTGCGGATCAGCCTGACTTCAGCCTGCAATTACGCGTGCACCTACTGCGTGCCTAACGGCAAGCGGCTGGTGGCTGCGCAGGATGAACTTTCGGCCGAGGCGATGGCCCGGGGCGTGGCCTATCTGATCGAAGCCGCTGGCATCGAGCGTTTGCGCATCACCGGCGGCGAGCCACTGGTCAGCCCCAAACTTGAAGCCTTCATGACAGCTGTCGGGCAGATGGGCCTTGAGGACATCAGCCTGACGACCAATGGTCAGTTGCTCGCGAAAAAACTGCCGCTGCTGGTGGATGCCGGCATCCGGCGCATCAACGTTTCCCTCGATACCCTGGACGCCAGTGCGTTTCGCAGCATTGCCCGCGGCGGCGATCTGGCGACTGTGCTCGACGGCATGGACCAGGCTTCGGCTGCCGGCATCAAGATCAAGGTCAACATGGTGCCGCTGCGCGGGCAGAACCTCGATCAGGTGATGCCGCTGCTCGAGTACTGCCTGGAGCGCGGCTATGAGTTGCGTTTCATCGAGCTGATGCGCATGGGCCACCTGGCCAGCGACTCCAATGCCTTCCTGCAGCAGTTCGTCAGTCTTGCGCAGTTGCTGAGCCTGATCGGCGAGCGCTACGAGTATTTGCAAGCTAACGCACCTGTAGACGCCACGGCAGTGCGTTATGAAGTTCCGGGGCAGGGTTACTTCGGCGTGATCGCCAACGAAAGCGTGCCGTTCTGCCGGACCTGTTCGCGGTTGCGGCTGTCCTCCACTGGCTGGTTGCATGGCTGTTTGTCGTCGAGCAATCGCCACTATGTCGGTGACCTGTTGGACAAACCGCGCCATCAGGCATTGCCGGCGCTGCAGCGCTTGCTGGTGAAAGCCCTGGGCGACAAGCAGGAAGTGGCGTTCTCCGGTGGCGCGACAATCATGAAAATTATCGGCGGCTGA
- a CDS encoding TetR/AcrR family transcriptional regulator, with the protein MHKEPRKVREFRRREQEILDTALKLFLDQGEDSVTVEMIADAVGIGKGTIYKHFKSKAEIYLRLMLDYERDLNELLHSADVDKDKEALSRAYFEFRMRDPQRYRLFDRLEEKVVKGNQVPEMVEELHKIRASNFERLTLLIKGRISEGKLEDVPPYFHYCASWALVHGAVALYHSPFWSNVLEDQEGFFQFLMDIGVRMGNKRKRDTDTPSS; encoded by the coding sequence ATGCATAAAGAACCTCGTAAGGTCCGTGAGTTTCGTCGCCGCGAGCAAGAAATTCTCGATACCGCGCTCAAGCTGTTCCTCGACCAGGGTGAAGACAGTGTCACCGTCGAGATGATCGCTGATGCCGTCGGTATCGGCAAAGGCACGATCTACAAGCACTTCAAGTCCAAGGCGGAGATCTATCTGCGCCTGATGCTCGATTACGAGCGCGATCTGAACGAGCTGTTGCATTCGGCCGATGTCGACAAGGACAAGGAGGCGCTGTCCCGGGCCTATTTCGAATTCCGCATGCGCGACCCGCAACGCTATCGGTTGTTCGACCGCCTGGAAGAAAAGGTGGTCAAGGGCAACCAGGTGCCGGAGATGGTCGAGGAACTGCACAAGATCCGCGCCTCGAACTTCGAACGCCTGACCCTGCTGATCAAAGGCCGGATCAGCGAAGGCAAACTCGAAGACGTGCCGCCTTACTTCCATTACTGCGCGTCCTGGGCGCTGGTGCACGGCGCCGTTGCGCTGTATCACTCGCCGTTCTGGAGCAATGTGCTGGAAGATCAGGAAGGCTTCTTCCAGTTCCTGATGGACATCGGCGTGCGCATGGGCAACAAACGCAAGCGCGATACCGACACCCCGAGCAGCTGA
- a CDS encoding DUF4823 domain-containing protein, with protein sequence MRSLVLLLAILALGGCMKVSDMAEGTRYHMSDAGLLDHSDSRRANNLRIQPDSFVYIAQGAFAPPGSAYPRPNVIAEVAFDGFIEYFPMVRRARVPEGLDQAMGEARAAGAHYLLYTRFAKSDDRIGNSDEWLDQEAVDRLGIDSGVIQIMLIETSTQYLIDTARIKSRGGLLTFHDTKPEDLMGPPLEQYARSLLGLSDH encoded by the coding sequence ATGCGTAGCCTGGTTTTGCTGCTGGCCATTTTGGCGCTTGGTGGCTGCATGAAGGTCAGCGACATGGCCGAAGGCACTCGCTACCACATGAGCGACGCGGGTCTGCTCGACCATAGCGACAGCCGCCGAGCCAATAATCTGCGCATTCAGCCGGACTCCTTTGTCTACATCGCCCAAGGCGCCTTCGCTCCCCCGGGCAGTGCTTATCCACGGCCCAACGTGATCGCCGAAGTCGCCTTCGATGGCTTTATCGAATACTTCCCGATGGTGCGCCGGGCCCGCGTGCCGGAAGGTCTCGACCAGGCGATGGGCGAAGCCCGAGCCGCCGGTGCGCATTACCTGCTGTATACCCGCTTTGCCAAGTCCGATGACCGTATCGGCAACTCGGACGAATGGCTCGATCAGGAAGCCGTGGATCGACTCGGTATCGACAGTGGCGTCATTCAGATCATGTTGATCGAGACCAGCACCCAGTATTTGATTGATACTGCACGGATCAAGAGTCGTGGCGGTTTGCTGACGTTCCACGATACCAAGCCGGAAGACCTGATGGGCCCGCCGCTGGAGCAATAT